In one Mycobacteroides chelonae genomic region, the following are encoded:
- a CDS encoding SAM-dependent methyltransferase, translating into MPGDGHSSGFVRQSMQIGLTIAAMKALEVRRAQPLLFDAHARTILDAVADPHTQALLDVGLHENPSTANELSTHLLVNYVAAMCRYYDESLLASVTNGIRQVVLLAGGLDTRAYRLSWPAGTVVYEVDYAEVLTVKMKALDNAGAEPRTTQRMVLCGLGEQWQAELTLAGFDPDIPTAWLAECVVCNLPGGSHDTMFERIIEMSAPGSIIATDNDPLAPSGRTWGEAVDAVLPDALRGADYSALAHRDERTHPGDWLSGHGWLTQTYTTRELAERYGRPFGNELVPGFDDLADRRFLTAMLPTDYLAHSTESPLSDGPADQ; encoded by the coding sequence ATGCCAGGAGATGGGCATAGCAGCGGATTCGTCCGCCAGAGTATGCAGATCGGGCTGACGATCGCCGCGATGAAGGCGCTCGAGGTACGCCGCGCACAGCCGTTGCTGTTCGACGCGCACGCCCGGACCATCCTCGATGCCGTCGCTGATCCCCACACCCAAGCGCTCCTGGACGTCGGCCTTCATGAGAACCCGTCGACGGCGAATGAGCTGAGCACCCATCTGCTCGTCAACTACGTGGCGGCGATGTGCCGGTACTACGACGAATCCCTGCTCGCGTCCGTCACCAACGGGATCCGCCAGGTTGTGCTGCTGGCCGGGGGCCTCGATACCCGCGCCTACCGGCTCTCCTGGCCCGCGGGCACAGTCGTCTATGAGGTCGACTATGCCGAGGTCCTCACCGTCAAGATGAAGGCGCTCGACAACGCAGGAGCTGAGCCTCGTACCACACAGCGGATGGTCCTGTGTGGTCTGGGCGAGCAGTGGCAAGCGGAGCTGACGCTGGCCGGATTCGACCCAGACATCCCCACCGCGTGGCTCGCCGAGTGCGTCGTCTGCAACCTTCCCGGTGGCAGCCACGACACGATGTTCGAGCGGATCATCGAGATGTCGGCTCCGGGCAGCATCATCGCGACGGACAACGATCCGCTGGCCCCGTCCGGGCGGACATGGGGCGAGGCCGTGGACGCCGTCCTGCCGGACGCGCTTCGCGGCGCCGACTATTCGGCGCTGGCACATCGTGACGAACGCACCCATCCCGGAGACTGGCTCTCCGGGCACGGGTGGCTGACCCAGACGTACACGACACGTGAGCTCGCCGAGCGCTATGGCCGACCGTTCGGGAACGAGCTGGTGCCGGGTTTCGACGATCTCGCAGACCGTCGCTTCCTCACCGCGATGCTGCCGACCGATTACCTTGCGCATTCCACAGAATCGCCACTGAGTGACGGG
- a CDS encoding class I SAM-dependent methyltransferase: MTRTEGDQWDIVSSVGFTALMVSSFRALETTRSEPLIRDEHARAFVEASGEPHLTEALAAPRPESEWDVATTYLVNHLAVRTKYFDEFFTTATASGVRQVVILAAGLDARVYRLPWPHGTVVYELDQPKVLEFKDHVLAEENAVARAERREVAADLRDDWIAALEAEGFDAGKPTAWLAEGLLAYLPGAAQDALFEKITAHSAPGSFLATEWRRRVATAGQWQDAVNKLKPDFLQNVSIGDLIYDDERKDPIEWLGEHGWHVDVTNRLEQAAAYGRPAPEEHSEITSLWSDAYFITATR; this comes from the coding sequence ATGACACGGACTGAGGGCGATCAGTGGGACATTGTCAGCAGCGTCGGTTTCACGGCCCTCATGGTGTCGTCGTTCCGCGCCCTGGAGACCACCCGATCTGAGCCACTCATTCGCGACGAGCACGCCCGCGCCTTCGTGGAGGCTTCGGGGGAGCCTCATCTCACCGAGGCCCTGGCCGCGCCGCGTCCCGAGTCCGAATGGGACGTGGCCACCACCTACCTGGTCAATCACCTGGCCGTCCGCACCAAATACTTCGATGAATTCTTCACCACTGCAACAGCTTCCGGTGTTCGACAGGTAGTAATCCTGGCCGCCGGACTGGATGCGCGGGTCTACCGGTTGCCCTGGCCGCACGGCACCGTCGTCTACGAACTGGACCAGCCGAAGGTCCTCGAATTCAAGGACCACGTCCTTGCCGAAGAGAACGCGGTCGCGCGGGCCGAACGGCGCGAAGTCGCCGCCGACCTACGCGATGACTGGATCGCCGCGCTGGAGGCCGAGGGCTTCGACGCGGGCAAGCCCACGGCCTGGCTCGCCGAGGGCTTGCTGGCGTACCTGCCGGGTGCCGCCCAAGACGCGTTGTTCGAGAAGATCACCGCCCATTCCGCCCCCGGCAGCTTCCTGGCCACCGAATGGCGCCGCCGCGTGGCCACCGCCGGCCAATGGCAGGACGCCGTGAACAAACTCAAGCCGGACTTTCTCCAGAACGTCAGCATCGGCGATCTGATCTATGACGATGAGCGCAAAGACCCGATCGAGTGGCTCGGCGAACATGGTTGGCACGTCGACGTCACCAACCGCCTGGAACAGGCTGCCGCCTATGGACGGCCCGCCCCCGAGGAGCACAGCGAAATCACCTCGCTGTGGTCGGACGCTTACTTCATCACCGCCACCCGCTAG
- a CDS encoding PH domain-containing protein translates to MDKPTASPAEWGPKPAGIAAAALVGVAFGIAVFLVADAPGRLLASVAALGLLGFAAVSWRCRPKLRIADEGLELQGLTRLTLLPRAAVDSVKISEFRRLGRRTRLLEIESGDDLIVLNRWDLGTDPRDVHEALRAAQYRA, encoded by the coding sequence GTGGATAAACCGACCGCATCCCCAGCCGAATGGGGCCCGAAACCAGCCGGTATCGCTGCCGCCGCCCTTGTGGGTGTCGCGTTCGGTATCGCCGTTTTCCTGGTCGCCGATGCGCCGGGGCGTCTGTTGGCCTCGGTGGCCGCGCTCGGTCTGCTGGGGTTCGCCGCCGTGTCCTGGCGGTGCCGTCCGAAACTGCGCATCGCCGACGAGGGTCTTGAGCTGCAAGGCCTGACCCGCCTCACGCTGCTACCCCGCGCCGCGGTGGACTCGGTGAAGATCAGCGAGTTCCGCCGACTGGGCCGACGCACCCGGCTGCTGGAGATCGAATCCGGAGATGACCTGATCGTCCTGAACCGTTGGGACCTGGGTACCGACCCCCGTGACGTGCACGAGGCACTGCGCGCCGCCCAGTATCGGGCGTGA